The DNA region CCAAATATAAGCAGAGATAATTCGGGGTTCTAAATGGTGTATGTAGAAAgttatgaaataaacatttttattttaaacctttatattattaaaggtgTACTTGCACTAAAATAGCAAGAAAGTTGTTGCCAAGTTTTATTATGTGGAGACTTAGCTCAATGCAAAACATaatcaacattttaaaataatattttttcattaacaatttatgtatgtaatattaaatataattttcaagtacCTATTCACATAGTATCAACCAAATTAGGACAAAACAATGAAATGGAATTATCtttcaattgtattttatacaacGGAATGTTTAtcttagatttaaaataaatttatttatttatttatttataataaataaataaataacaactataaaatatttgatatgctTACACTTTGGTTaatactgatatttttttatttacatacacattCAAGTATTAAAGCCTCAGTTGGttgtatattaagtaaaattatttatatatgatatatatttttctaataaatactttaacgtCAAACTTAAGTAGCTGTTGCTTcatatatgacaataatattgattgttaataataaaatgttaaaaggaaATAACTAATCAATGACTTTATTCCCATTTCTACTTTTGGTAAAATTTTCAAGTGCTGTCAAACCAGCTTTCAAACTATTCATTTCAATTCTGTTCCACAATGTAcccataataatgtaataaaaacatattccagtaattactattttacaGACATCAGAGAATATATTATTCGGCCAGAAGCCTACAGAACCCAAAAGGAACATGAACATCAGGCCACcggttgtaagaaatattttttttgatttagAAATTGTAACAGTTGCCtctttacaaacttttattgCTTCCTCTATGGTATCTTGGAAACGTTCTTCTGCACTCAGTTGTCGAagctttgatttattatttgttgatgttatttttaattctaaggACACAGCATTATGGTCGGAATAAGAAAATTGTTCACCTGGCACTCTATCTTCCAGTGGGTTACAGATATTAATTACTTCAGCCTAAAAAGAAGGAATAAATTAgtctatttagaaaaaaaatgttgctttcatgttaaaattatatgtttttccaAATATCTCAAAAATGCTTTATACTTTATAAGAATCTTTTTTATAAGGCATATTATAAGTTGAtctgtattatataacaatttcaattgttttagtAATGAAATCAATTGTTTTAGTTTTCAAGATGGCAGCTAACATTgggaacaatttaaaataaaaagtattatcatCACCTCCAAAGATCTATTAACATGAAACAAAATGTGGTCTATTCTCTTCCCTTCTGGACAAACTTTTACGAGCTTCGGATCAGAATaactattgtttatattatcacTTGTTCCTGACAGtttttctatgtttttattaattatattttctaagcCGCATGGATCAATAAGAGCAGGTAGTTGAGTTATTAATCTGAAAAAGGTCAAATTGAgtcaatttacattattaaacaaatgaataagtagtaaattaaataagcatAATATTAACTGCACACCATTTTATCATCCTGATacctatttaattatctatccaaattgtaaaaagtataatcaaataaaataggGATTTTAATTAACCCTCTTTTTTAGTTGGTTACCTAAATGATAAATCTCCCGGTGCAGTGTTCAAATCACCAGCCAGTATGGAAACATCTGCAGGGGATGTTGTAAGATTGACAAATTCAGCAGTAGAGTATGCTTGTAATACTCTGTGTGCTAAGTACATGTCATCCTCATTATACTCTGCATGGAgctaaaacatttgtttttctcTATACAATTATAGTAtaacctgtgaatgttccacagctgggttaaggcctcctttttttgaggaggttttggagctttttccaatgcaggttagtggaatacacatgtggtggaatttcagtgaaattagacacttgcaggtttcctcactatgtttacCTACACcaagcttttaatataataatatctttattgtaacattgtattatgttatttttcaaaTGATAAAGAATTGTGTAAAAaagacattaatatttaatttcttgagtttctttaaataatttttgattaaaataacacTTACATGTGTGCAATAGACATTAATAAGTCTATTGTTGCATTGAATACGGCATAATCCAACACCTTTACCTCCAAACCAGTCACCATGATGAATCTTATGAATGTACCCGTTTAATGGCCATTGATGAAAGAATACATCTTGTATTATCCATTTTGAGAACACACATAGACCAGAACCAAGAACACCactaaaaatcatatttatttagttacaagaatacaattttaatttaatatgtatatatttaacttttatatacatataataaaaatatatacatttaataaaaacaaagaaagtTCAGCtacaattattatgttaatttttattacttttatgtaagtgtttttaattttcaagtgAGTAATTTATGATTGCACTAACCTGTAAAAATAGTAACTATATGGAAGACAACTATGTAGGCGatcctttatatataaatagtcttTTTCACTCCAAATCTCTTGCAGACATACTATATTATGAGAAGAATTAAGCAAATACTCAGCTATCGCTTCTATCCTTTTTTTGCGGTCTTTTGAAACTATCGGAATGccccttaaaataaataagaaaattagtGCTTATTCCTcaaatattttgacttttttcAATGTAGCTGGTAGAAGGATCTGAATTACTTACCAACAGTTCAAAGTAAATATCTTCAAATTTAACGTCATAGTTTTGAAATTATAGCCAACTTCTTGTGCTTGAAACGAtatgatgatattattaaaagttgttGTGAATTtatggatattatttttaaaaaaaacctaattatttacaaagaataaaaaaatacaaattggaAATATTGATTTATGATAATAACTGTCACTGTCAATTCGGATTTGACCACAGAGTACATCACAATTGCAATTAGTATACTATCTAATCTATAGTAACCTATTACACTTTTGCTACAAAGTTAAAATAACCACTACTTTTTAATGATtgctatacttttattaaaagtcTACACTAAAACTATTCTATATAAACGTAATAATTATTGTCTTTTTATCAACTTCTAGAAAGAAGAAACTGACTTGAAATcaagaataatatattgaaaattaaagttaatgatattttttttcggcTGTATCTACGGTgcgaataatattttagaaatcataaaaactattttttttcccTTAATGCTTTAAAGGAAATCTGCcgatattaaagattatttagcCTTAACAGCTACCTTTTAGCCGCCACGGAGAAAAATTGCCCCgatgttatattttcttatccACAGACAGAATGgttgtgttaatattattaaatatgatttaaaaagaaaaatcctttcaacaggaatatatatttaaatccataaaatttgATTGGGTTCGTATACACTGCAcaaaatagattattttgtgCAGTGGATAtaggtaattaattttttttgtgtgcCGCCAAATTTTGAAATCGTTAAGTGTGCCGCAACAAAAAAAAGGTTGAGAATTACTGGGTTAgactattgaaataatataaacataacgattattttattactctttGATTTGGCTGGCATAAATAAATGTCGAGTAGTTACTAATTACTTACATGAACATGTATATTTCATGTTTGATCAtatcaatactaataattattaaataacccctttatatattagtttattggtattaataaattaataaaacatttaacaattcACAAGAATATTTTCACTGGGAGATATTATTACTTCTTCTATGTCCTGACTGATAATACCCGCTATTTTAAGTGCAGTTGATGTTTTTAAGGTGTTTtcgtcttttcttttttttcggcCTGTTTCCAATGTTTTTTGAATTCTTAAAGTTAATTTGGGTCGGGAATGACATTCAATGTGCTTCTTTAGTTTTgcctaaaaaaattaatgagccttaaaaaaaatgttatacaatgtacaaaaagtttatttttatagaataggaaggcagacgagcatataggccacctgatggttagtagttaccaacgcccatagatattggcattgtaagaaatgttaaccatcgcttacatcaccaatgcgccaccaaccttgggaactatgatattatatcccttgtgcctgtaattacactggctcaatcaccctttaaaccggaacacaacaatacaaagtactgctgttttgcggtagaatatctgattagtgggtggtacctacccagacgagcttgcacaaagctctaccaccatttaACGtctatagttataataaaagttaattatgctctcaacattaaattaattaaatgtaatgtatacaaaaattttatataaaaaaagatatgatTTTGTAGCTTCATTATTAGAATGGTAAAATGAGTAGTATAGTTAGTTTACCTTTGTAGATAATTTAGCTCCACAAGCAGCACAGTCAAAGGTCTGACCTTCATGTTTTACCCGtatatgttgttttaaattactgttacgtgaataatatctaaaaaagaataaaatataacatagtaactttaattttttaagcattagtagtttaacttacatatttaagattttattttagagCTTACTAAAGCAAaactatacaataattaataatttgaattataataatcataaaactatagaagaattatattgatttgtttatagtcaagtatttataatatattatatttatgaataatgttatttgttatattacctATGACACTTCTCATATGGGCAAAAGAATGCAGTTTTTAGTGCTTTcggtttatgttttttaatatgtcgTATTATGTGTGATCTCTCCTTAAAAACTTTGGCACAGTCATTACATatgtattctaaaaaaaaattaggattaTTTTAACATCCTAgagtaaatcatttaataataataataaacattcacATAGTTTAGAGACACATGCCAATTGATCAAAATTGAGATATTATAGATAGATTAGAGTTATACATGTTTTGGCCACAactgtttaatttaatgtattttaaatgtaatagttTTATGAGTTAGACACAAACCACGTGACCGGTGTTCTGTTTTTTTATGTGTCATCAAAGCTGACCACCTGTTAAATTTTGAGTTGCATTGTTCACACTCAtatgttttatgatttttcATATGCTTCTTTTTCTCATACAGAGTCACAAAGTCTTTCTCACAAAAAGGACATCTGTAaaaaattttttgaaaataaagaaaaatttggAAAACTAtagataaaagtttttttttttttataaaagaaagaattttatatacaaacctAAATGGTTTTATTCCATTATGAACATGCATGTGGCTACGCAATTGATgcttttttttgaaatatactttGCATATGTCACACAAAAATtgctttttgttatttatgtgaGTAACTTTTATATGCCGTTTTAAATTTTGCCGATTTGCATactttttcatacattttgggcaactgaaaattataattcaacatttattaaaattttagataattattttcttatattataacaatattcagACAGTCACATACCAGTAGAGGATATCAATTTCACTTTCTTTATGGATACTGTTGATGTGACGGTCTAAGTGgcttttgtttgtatatacttTAGTACAGTTTGGTTGATTACAGGCAAAAGGTTTCTAAaagcaacaaaaaatatatttactaaagtttcagtgttttttttacgcatttatagattttatttgcATAAGAGGATAAAAAAAGGCCCTCTTTTCGGTACAGTGAGCGTTTTTAGTCATTGTTTTAACTTACGACACCTATGTGGACCAATTGATGCTGTGCCAATCTATAAGGCCTATTGAATACAGAAGTACAGCCAGCGAATCCGCAggcataactttttttatggcTTTGATCTTGTTTATCCATTTTAACAcggtttatattttacttatttaagtcATTAATcgtcaaaaatataaacactttgttctattattaaatataaattactacacTAGTAATAGAGGCCGGTTCATTTCTCGCCCAAAGAGTTGAAATTGGGAATTGTAATTCAACAGGAATGTGACCATGTTTATCACATTTCcatgcggtcatgatttgtttagtaattattttaaattttgatttgtatttaaattaaatccttATTGTAATTAATGCTACGTTCAATATTTGTTACAACATTCAGTtacaaaattgttatataacacAAAAGTTGAAACAAGTTATTTAGCAGGACTTAATATTATGACTTTAGTGATTTGATAAGGTACCTAGTTTTTGACTTTTCCAATGCCAGGAGCATACTTGTCAAAAATAGACCGTAGATTAGATTAGTAAATGGTGTGTTCAGTGTTAGTTATAACTCAAGCGATTTTGTGGTAGGTTACCatgatattttagaaaaatgctcatttataatttatgctcCACTAGCGCCAAGACATGccataacaaaagaaaaagtgggtattaataattttataaaatgatcaCTTCACTGATAgatataatttagttaaattgtGGTTCCTATAAATGGCAAaatttatcatatacatattcAGTTAGGCAACATTATGTTAgatcgaaataataataacgaaggCTGAGTTGACAGATCCAGATGTTCGGTGATCATTATTCATTCGttcatttttcaaaataaataatgcgaCATTttggataattaatttaacgcaATCAgtgatacatttattaatattccacCACAAGTGCTAACAGCaacattaatttcataattagaGTAATTCTTTCGAATGAAGTCAGCTGACGAATATAAACAAAGGGAATGTCTATAGTTAAGTGTTAAAAGCTGCAAAAGTGCCTGTGATTTAGTTTTAAGCATAATGGATGTTGACGGTACAGCTGGTGAGATTAGTCAGAATCATGGAGAGATAGATCAAAGTCTTCTATTGCAGTTCAGTTGTATGAATACTACTGATAGGGAAGAGCTCATAGGTCAAATGCAAAGACTATTAGGTCCCACTTTGAATTATAATACAGCTAGTTTTTTCTTGGAAATGAGCAAttggtaaattaatattttgtttaattattttcattgtgattttgttgtttgttttacaTGATCAATTTGTTTCAGGAATTTGCAAGCAGCAATATGTTGTTATTTAGATTATAGTTTACCTCCAAAGCTTCCATCAATGTCTTTGAAGGCAGCTCAAAGTCAAGAATCAGCCGTAGGACCAGCAACATAGTatgattttttgtgtttttaaattatatctgtAGCACTTGAGATTTCTTTTGAATGAAAAGTCCAATTGAATTTCCTTTTCTTATAATGCTCATACAGAAAGTATtactacttgttttttttttaatatttattatttaatagtatttgatTACAGTTTTGAACAAAGTTGGAGTATTGCCAACACAGGAAATGAAGCATGGCCAGGTAGCTGTCGGATAATACAAGCAGGTGGTGAACCTTTGGAAGCAGTACCTGTTTATGTACCACCTTTGCCTCCTGGGCATACCACAAATGTTAGCATGAAACTCTTAGCTCCAAGTGTTGCTGGTGTGCATAGAGGCTACTTCCATTTGGTTACAGATAAAGGTGATCAAATAGGAGGTAAATATTGTGCAATActtgatgttttatttaaaaaaattttagatGTCAAGTCTTGCAACAAGAATATATAAgacatattctttattttattgcgattattattctattattagtaaaaattattaaatagaaaatatcattgtttataaaagaaaagaattaacactaaattgataaaaaaaaataggtttaaagaatattaattccCGTAAAGACTAATGTCACATACATGAGAAcaacgttaaaattaattattacattcgtCATTTGTTGTTTCATTATTCGACACTTTATCAATTTTTTACTCATTTAACACATTGTCTACTTGCTTAGAAGTGAATGATCTTTTGTAAGATAATCGGCTAGTCGTGTCTTAAATGTGTTAAGcgattttcttatatttgagggtattttgttaaaaagttgCACTCCTTCAAATGTGATCATTTTTTTGCCATAGTTCGTTCTTATTTGGTAGGATTATTTGGTTGGTTATTATGGTATATTGTCAATTTTGAGCGGATTATTCAATGGAATTACCTTATttttagaaacatttatagtaaGCAGATTATGTTGAAACCATGAGAACAAACAGTCCAAGTCTTCTTGAGTTTGCaagattaagttatttattgatGAGCCAAAGTAAGCAGGTATCATCTGCATATAAAGTGATATGGCCAtgtatcttattttatatatgattatttaatatacgtCAAAAAAAGCAGAGGTCCTAGTATAGATAAAGCACATGTAATCGGTAAAGCATCACTTTGGAATTTTTCTTTTCGGACTTTTTTCTGTTTGTTAAACATGATTCAAACATTTTTAAGGCATTACCAGTGATCCCTAtactttctagttttttttaagattaatttatgaCTAACAGTATCAAAAGCTTTCTTCAAGTCAATAAAGATTCCTAATGctatgttttcattatttatattttgtttgatatttgtgATAAGACCAATGGTTGCTGTGTGTTAATTTTTGGTCAAAACCCGTACTGTCGTTCAAATATGTAGTTTTAAGTTCCAAGCGTTCTAATAGTTAAAACAGAGATTGGCCGGTAATTACCTGGATCAGTTTTTTGTCTCGATTTGTAAATAGGAGTTCTTGAGTTTTTTGCAATTTTTCATTGTGTCAGGAAATTCATTCATCATCTCCGttcattaataatgtattaaaacattcagtcaaattatttactatatgaaattttacgttttataatattagtgcttATCCCATCTACCTCAACACTACAATTATAGtcaagattatttataattttaacaatttcgtTATTAGTTGTTGGATCAAGAATGGATAATTTAGAATTAGTTTTATGGATGTTTAGTAGAGCATTGCTAATGATTTCAttgcatatttttgtttttttttttgtgctaaAAGGGGTCTTATTGTGGAGAAGTATTCATTAAATGCATTACATATTTCGCGAGGTTCAGTAATTAATTTTgagtttaataagatttttggaGGAGCAcaactttttgtaattttttggtTTACTAAGTTCCACATCTTTCCTGGTTTTTTCGAACATTTGTTAAATTCTTTGTAATAGTAAGATTCTTTTGTGTTTTCAATTAGTCTAGCTACATGATCTTTCTTTAAAGCAAACTTTTCCTTCAACGtgttagtatttgttttttttttgcatttgtgaaaataggatatttctgttactaatttcattgattacatttttgttaatccCACCTTTTTTGGGTGGGTTCAGAACTTTAatctttgttattttgttttgtcaTAGGCAGGTTCCGGAATTTATCCTTGTTTCGAAGGAATTGTTTAACTGGTCCTTGAGTTTCGTAGCATACTTTGATGCTTCGGCTTCGTTTCGGATCAAACTTACCAATTCTAAAAGTTGTGTTTGGTTGCGGGATGTCTTTATCGATTAAGGAACTTATGTTTAAAACATCCGCTTTGTCTCTGG from Nymphalis io chromosome 4, ilAglIoxx1.1, whole genome shotgun sequence includes:
- the LOC126781714 gene encoding zinc finger protein 569-like isoform X2, giving the protein MKPFACNQPNCTKVYTNKSHLDRHINSIHKESEIDILYCCPKCMKKYANRQNLKRHIKVTHINNKKQFLCDICKVYFKKKHQLRSHMHVHNGIKPFRCPFCEKDFVTLYEKKKHMKNHKTYECEQCNSKFNRWSALMTHKKTEHRSREYICNDCAKVFKERSHIIRHIKKHKPKALKTAFFCPYEKCHRYYSRNSNLKQHIRVKHEGQTFDCAACGAKLSTKAKLKKHIECHSRPKLTLRIQKTLETGRKKRKDENTLKTSTALKIAGIISQDIEEVIISPSENILVNC
- the LOC126781742 gene encoding protein ILRUN — its product is MDVDGTAGEISQNHGEIDQSLLLQFSCMNTTDREELIGQMQRLLGPTLNYNTASFFLEMSNWNLQAAICCYLDYSLPPKLPSMSLKAAQSQESAVGPATYFEQSWSIANTGNEAWPGSCRIIQAGGEPLEAVPVYVPPLPPGHTTNVSMKLLAPSVAGVHRGYFHLVTDKGDQIGDTLWVEITVESEVTMALAEQLAALPVPSSRLDDPVSQVPRRDDKMF
- the LOC126781704 gene encoding putative neutral sphingomyelinase; translated protein: MTLNLKIFTLNCWGIPIVSKDRKKRIEAIAEYLLNSSHNIVCLQEIWSEKDYLYIKDRLHSCLPYSYYFYSGVLGSGLCVFSKWIIQDVFFHQWPLNGYIHKIHHGDWFGGKGVGLCRIQCNNRLINVYCTHLHAEYNEDDMYLAHRVLQAYSTAEFVNLTTSPADVSILAGDLNTAPGDLSFRLITQLPALIDPCGLENIINKNIEKLSGTSDNINNSYSDPKLVKVCPEGKRIDHILFHVNRSLEAEVINICNPLEDRVPGEQFSYSDHNAVSLELKITSTNNKSKLRQLSAEERFQDTIEEAIKVCKEATVTISKSKKIFLTTGGLMFMFLLGSVGFWPNNIFSDVCKIVITGICFYYIIMGTLWNRIEMNSLKAGLTALENFTKSRNGNKVID
- the LOC126781714 gene encoding gastrula zinc finger protein XlCGF8.2DB-like isoform X1, which gives rise to MDKQDQSHKKSYACGFAGCTSVFNRPYRLAQHQLVHIGVKPFACNQPNCTKVYTNKSHLDRHINSIHKESEIDILYCCPKCMKKYANRQNLKRHIKVTHINNKKQFLCDICKVYFKKKHQLRSHMHVHNGIKPFRCPFCEKDFVTLYEKKKHMKNHKTYECEQCNSKFNRWSALMTHKKTEHRSREYICNDCAKVFKERSHIIRHIKKHKPKALKTAFFCPYEKCHRYYSRNSNLKQHIRVKHEGQTFDCAACGAKLSTKAKLKKHIECHSRPKLTLRIQKTLETGRKKRKDENTLKTSTALKIAGIISQDIEEVIISPSENILVNC